The Oceanivirga salmonicida genome includes a window with the following:
- the rpiB gene encoding ribose 5-phosphate isomerase B, giving the protein MKIAIGNDHSAVEYKNELVKFLEELGHEVVNFGTDTNDSVDYPDFAKAVCKAILNKEVVYGVLICGTGIGISITANKIKGIRAALVSNEYMARITREHNDANVIAFGARVVGIEVAKSSLKAFLEAEFEGGRHAIRVNKMECDC; this is encoded by the coding sequence ATGAAAATAGCAATAGGAAATGATCACTCAGCTGTTGAGTATAAAAATGAATTAGTTAAATTTTTAGAAGAATTAGGGCATGAAGTAGTAAATTTTGGTACTGATACTAATGATTCAGTAGATTACCCTGATTTTGCAAAGGCAGTATGTAAGGCAATTTTAAATAAAGAAGTAGTTTATGGAGTTTTAATTTGTGGTACAGGAATAGGAATATCTATTACCGCAAATAAAATAAAAGGAATTAGAGCAGCTTTGGTAAGCAATGAGTATATGGCAAGAATAACAAGAGAACATAATGATGCTAATGTAATAGCATTTGGAGCAAGAGTTGTAGGTATAGAAGTTGCAAAGTCTTCACTTAAAGCATTTTTAGAAGCAGAATTTGAAGGTGGAAGACATGCTATAAGAGTAAATAAAATGGAGTGTGATTGTTAA
- a CDS encoding histidine triad nucleotide-binding protein, with product MSTIFKKIIDKEIPAKVVYEDNEIMAFHDIAPIAPVHIIVIPKKEIASLNFADETDALLLGKIQLVIAKLAREFKINESGYRVVSNIGKDGGQTVNHIHYHLIGGRKLGTEM from the coding sequence ATGAGTACAATATTTAAAAAAATAATAGATAAAGAAATTCCCGCTAAGGTAGTATATGAAGATAATGAAATTATGGCTTTTCATGATATAGCTCCTATTGCACCAGTACATATAATAGTAATACCTAAAAAAGAAATTGCTAGTTTAAATTTTGCTGATGAAACTGATGCTTTATTATTAGGTAAAATTCAATTAGTTATAGCTAAATTAGCAAGAGAATTTAAGATAAATGAAAGTGGTTATAGAGTAGTATCTAATATAGGAAAAGATGGTGGACAAACTGTTAATCATATACATTATCATTTGATAGGTGGAAGAAAACTTGGAACAGAAATGTAA